GAACTCAAAGAACTTTATGACTGTTGAACAGATAAGCAAAATTGCAAAAATAAAGAGTTGAACACGTAAGTTTAAGGAAGTTtacttttgaaatattaaaggATGGACACGTCTGTAAATCTGAGAAGGGTCTGAAGCATCAGAGTAGAGTTCTGTTTGAAATATGGAACAAATTATTACACATTCGCACCACAGACTTCATAAATTGCTGCAGAAATGTCCAGGTCAGTGGCAGTGTCAAAGTAACGTCTGTGTGAATGCCAGCATACAGGTTCACCCAGCACATCAATGCATTTTGAAAACATGTGCAAAACTGAATTAAGTATCAATAGCATTAGTTCTTTATAAGATCATGATTTAGATACGTAGGCTAAGTAGGCGGCAAGATGTAAAGGTTTATAGCCCAGCAGTAAAACCGAAGAAGGGTGTTAACCCGTGTAATTCCCTCCGCGGCAACAGGGGGCGCACTGTCAGCTGGGGGTTGCCTCCACAAGAGCGTGAATACTTCCGTTTCCGAGAGGCAAGGAGCCGCAACATCAACATCCACAGACAGATTCAGTTAAAAACCCTTAGCATTTAAATCGGTAAGATTTAGATGAGCTGTTGGCATTACAGACATAATAACAAAGTGACTGCATATCTCAACCGGCTCCAAATGAACCCACTTAGCATCTGGAGCTGGTGCTAGCTAATGGCTAACGTTAGCCCGTATGGTGACTGATTCATTCAGCTAGCTCTAGATTTATTTTTGAAACACTGAAGTGTAACATATGGGAATACACATTAGGGAATACGATTAGTCAGTCATTGGGTACATTTGAATTCCCACTCActatcctctttttttttccggcTCTGTGTTTGTTTCAGGAGTCGGAGGATGTCGGGACAAAAGCGTCCTGCTGACTCCAGCGGAGCCTCGTCCTCCGGTGCCCCCCCAGAGAAGCGCAGGGAGAGGGAAGGAGAGGACGGGGGTCCCGGTGTCAGCGCCGCGGCTGGAGGGAGCACCGCGGTGGAGACGGTCATCAAACTGGGAGGGGTGTCTAACTCAGTGAGCCTCTCTTCATTGTCCTGTCATATGTATCAACCTTCATCACAGAAGTGTCAAGTCTGTTTGATTAAGTCTTTTATTTCCAGTTTTGGTTACATGTGATgaaatctcttctttttttttcaggaagaACAAGACATCAAAGCGCTCCAGACTAAGAACAGAAAGTTGGGAGAGTCTCTCGATCAAAGACAGGTGAATTTATTCTCCCATATATATTTACAGCCCCAGACACAAATGATGAATGCTGCTGTTgtgccttgttttttttacagtcttATAAAGTTTAGTCTGTTGGTTTGCAGGTGATTGAGGACGAGCTGCGAGAGCGAATTGAGAGATTGGAGACCCGGCAGGCCACGGACGATGCCAGCCTGCTCATCCTCAACAGATACTGGAACCAGGTAAGCATTCGTACAATGAAAGCAGTAGATCAGCGTTAACGGTTTCCATATCTTTGAAGAGCTAGAACTCAAAATGGGATGCAATGCCAGGGTGTCCGAGGATCTTTAAAAAGTCTGAAGTTAATCTATCCAAAATGAAGGCCTTATTTGTTGTGAAAAGACTTAAGTTAATGTTTGAAAAGTCTTTTAAATGCCACACacaatgaaaataagaaaaaaaatgttttcaggaGACGATTGGACACAAAAAAGTATTGAAAAGTCTTAAATGTTACTTTCTGTACCCTTCCGAAAAccagctttctctctctttcagtTTGATGAAAATGTTCAGCTGATCATCAGGCGCTATGAACAAGCAAGCTCCGAACCAGAGAAATCCCCATCGGTTGAGGGACGGAGTCTGAAGCCTGAAACTCCGGAACCTGATGGTGACTCCAACCAGGAGAGGGCCAAAGACCGAGGTAAAAGCAGACCTGGCACAGTAAAGCAACCACACGATGACATTTAACAAAGACGAAGAATCGGAACTCAAAGCCAATACCTTGTTTCCTGTGTTGATCAATCAGGCCACCAGGGAGAGACCTCTAATTCCTTCCTGGCCACGCTGGCAAGCAGCACCAGTGATGAGATGGAGGCAGAGCTCCAGGAGAGGGTGGAGTCCAGCCAGAAGCAGGCCAGTCGTGTGGTGGAGATCTACGAGAGTCTGAAGAGCACCGTGGACCAGCTCAAGGCAGAGGTGGACTCTGGTGGAGCTGGTGAGAGAAAACTGTGTGAGAGTCTCTGTGAACGAGCGCATGATGACCGTGTTGCAGTGGAGCGCGACTGAATACGATTGAATATCAAATGCGCGCAAAGAGAAATTAATCCAGTTTGCATCTACTACATACTTTATTCCTGCTTTTCAGAGGGCGGTTTGTGGCAGGTAGCTTCCAAGCTGAACTCCCTGCTGACCAGTGAAAACGAGCAGCTTCAACAGCTGACAGAGGACCTCAAGCAGAAGCACAGTCACATGACCAGCGAGGTACAAATTTGATGTCCTTAGTCTCTGATACATAAAACACTCCCCTTGGACTATTTGTCTACCACATTGACGCCTGCTGTTGGTAAGAGAGCTTATGCATCTTTAATCACTTGCTCGTCGACAAATAATCAAACAGTTCTTTCAGGCCCGTCGATCTTCTTGCATAAACGgcttttttctctctccgtTGTTGGGTCGTTTCATTCAGTCAGTCATCTCTTCGTAGCTGCTTTGGAAGTGTTGCGCTTCCATCAGATCTTTTTATGGGCTGTCCGTGTTTCCCTGTCCTCTCCAGTCCCGGTCCCTGGGTCGCGCCGCAAACAAAGCAGACCAGCGCGTCAGCGAGCTGCAGGCTCGCATCGAGGAGCTCCAGTGGGACATGGAGAAGATCCGTCGCcgagagaacagactgaacgcGCACCTGAGCGAGATACTGGAGCGGGTGAGCGTGCTGATGTGCTGGGGCTTTTTGTTGATGGTTATATTCTGTCAGTATGACATGTCTGTAGTAACACTGTGCTCCCCAGGTAAATAGCAAAGGCTATAAAGTGTGCGGGGAGGCCAGCAGTGTGTGTGGAACCATCACTATTAACAAGAGAAAGGTTTGTCTGCTTTTTTCTCATGAATGGAAaagtttgctgtttgtttaagAAGTGTTGCGGAATTTGAGACTTTGTTTGCGCGCCTCAGCTTTTGTGCTCTTCtcgaaacagtttgaggaaatgAACAGCGAGTTGGAGGAGAACAGGGAGCTGGCAGACAACCGCCTCATCGAGCTgcagaagctggagcaggacctgcaaaatgttcaacaGGACAACGGCAGCATGAAGGTATTTCTATCAAACACGGCACCGTTTCGACTCTGGTGCTCAGAATGAGAAAATCTGCCACTTGGCAGTACATTCAAAGTTACTGTTGCAAACCGACAGACGTCACCATGAAGCTACACGTTATCACAAAACTACTCACCATGGGCCTCGAAGAAATGAAAACCCAAAGTCACAGACACACTTATGTCTGATGACTTCTGAATGGGATAAGCCACGCATGAGCAACAACTCAGCTCTGCGAATTGTGTCCCTGTTTTTCTTGTGCTAAATATTTTTCCCGCTGCGCCCTTGCCCCTCTAAATTTTTATCTGGTTcgtgtttgggtttttttcttccctctcaGACGGAGCTGGTGAATCGAGCTGAGGGTTTGGTCAGAGAGACTTCGGAGTATCGCTGTCTGCAGTCCCAGTTTTCTGTGCTCTACAACGAGTCGCTGATCCTCAAGTCTCAGTTAGATGAGACGCGCGCTCGCCTCAACACCACACGGACTGCGCGCCTTCGGCAGCTGGAGCACATGGAGGTGCGttgctgtggtgtgtgtgtgtgtctgtatttgTCCGGACCACCTTTCGCTCACTCTGAACCCCTCTGACTGCAGAACGACGAGGTGGCCCTGCAGAGGAAGGTGCGCACAGAAGTGTTTCAACTGGAGGACACGCTGGCTCAGGTCAAGAAGGAGTATGAGATGCTGCGCATCGAATTCGAACAGACTCTAGCTGCCAACGAGCAAGCAGGTTACCGACTTGGTTTCTGACATACAGCCAATATGCATTATTTGCGTTGGAAGGCATTAAAGATTGATATCAGTAGATGCCTCATCTTCTCACTCTGACTCCCTGCTTTTCTCTCAGGCCCTATCAACAGGGAGATGCGTCATCTGATAAGCACGCTGCAAACCCACAACCAGCAGCTGAAGGGAGAGGTGGTGAAATACAAGTTGAGACTGAGGGAGACACAAGCTGAGCTCAACCAGGTAGGTGAGAGGGGAAATGAAGCAAGCCGTTTTGGGTAACTTTAATAGCTTTGAAGGTTGCAGCGAGGCACAAAAACAGCAGCGCGGTCGCACTGAAAGACGTCCGTTTGATGTGCAGGTCCGCGCCTTAAAGGGCAGCGCCATTCTCCAATCGCAGTCGAGCACAGAGATGGACGTGAAGGATGAGACGACCTCTCCGTCAACCCCGGCTGTTTCTGGGGAACCCGTGGTCAAAACAGAGCCTGACAACGGCTCCTCCACACCCAGCAGCACTGGTAACTAACACTTGACTAAAAGATTAACTCATCTTTGATTATTATTGGTACTTGCGAAGACACAACTGGATTGAcagtttcctcctcctctttgtcCGATTGTCTCTCTAAAGGCGCCTCGGTGAAAACGGAGCCTGGCGTAGAAACTGAGGTAAGCCTGaaggaagaggagaaggaggagaaaaaagagaaggaagaaaagaaagaaaaagacatgattaagaaagaggagaaagaaagggaacgggagaaagagaaggaaaaggaaagagaGAAGCCCACCCGAAGCAGCGGGAGCAACAGCAGCGTGAtaaaggaggagaaggagaagccGGGGAGCAGCAGCCAGCCTGAGGAGTCAGCCGGCGAGCGGCTGTCTATGGTCGGAGGGTCCAAGAGGAAGGAGATGGAGCAGCTGAAAATCGTCCGAGTAGAACTCAAGTATGTGTGGACATTTTaaacaaagatttttaaaaaggtcTGACATAACGCTGCATCCACAAATGCACAGCCTAGCCAAAAGAACGAGCCGCCACCTGGTTTTAACACGGTCCACATCCTGGCTTTATAGAAAATCTGGTGGCTggatattaaaaaaacaatgctACAGCAAATGTGGGCTGTAAGCAAGGCTAAAGTTGGTCCAACAAAACGACAGTGCGTGTGTGACTTTTTGGGGTTGGAATGTGTTGAAACGTGTTGAAACGTGATGTTTTCTGTGGGTCAGTGAGAGGCTGAATGAGCCTTCTCTTTCTATTAATCGTCAGCACTCAGTCTTAACATGCAGCAGGTTAACAAAATTGATGTTTTGCCGTTAAAAGACTCAGAAGCTTCATCCTTCATAATCTTTTATTTTAAGGtttttcaaacatttcaaaAAGGCTCTTATGGATTTCTGACCCTACATGATTTATTTTAGATGATGGTcgtattttgtctttttttttttccatttttaccCCCTGAAATTCTCACTGTATCTACACAGGAAAGCCCAGGAATCCCAGAGGGAGATGAAGCTGCTCCTGGACATGTACCGCTCCGCGCCCAAGGAGCAGAGGGACAAAGTTCAGCTCATGGCTGCAGAGAAGAAGGCAAAGTCAGAGGTGAGCGGCACTCCACAGTCTGCACTCAGACAATTAATAAGCAGAGCTGGGGAAGGGGAACCAACTGTTGCCATAGGGCAATTTTTTAACATGACATCAAGATGCTTGTGTGGTGTCTCTCCTTTTTAGATTTAGAACATGGTATTTTTGATAACCACAGATTTTTCATCTGGTGCTGGTTTCAGGGAGAGGAGCTGTGGCAAAGGCTGAGAGAActggaggagagggagaggagggaagGCAAGAAAATGGCCGACGAAGAGGCTCTAAGGAAGATCCGTTCTGTGGAGGAGCAGATCGACACCCTCAACAAGAAGCTGTCCATCGCAAAACAGGTGTGTTGGCTGTCCTTTTTGATTCTGTTCACAAATCCTCTGCCTGGCTCCCCTTCTGTTCTCCAACACTCCCTCTTCGCTGCTCCGTCGGCAGGAGGAAGACGCACTGCTGAGCGAGATGGACGTGACAGGCCAGGCCTTTGAGGACATGCAGGAACAGAACATCCGCCTCATGCAGCAGCTCAGAGAAAAAGACGACGCCAACTTCAAGCTGATGAGCGAGCGAATCAAGTCCAACCAGATTCACAAACTTCTgaaagaggagaaggaggagcttGCCGACCAGCTCCTGACTTTGAAAACTCAGGTGAATCACCGGGCGGCTCCACAAAGTGCAGTCCCAGCAACAGGGGCTTTACAGCCGCCTCGCTTCATTTGTTGCCGACTTTAATTGCAAAAAGCATTACAATcagtaataaaaataaaagatttgtGATCATGCTCctttaaatgatcttttagTGAACATCCTGTGAAAGATTATGTGGCACCCTTGGTGTTTACTGGCTGTGTTTAACGTTCTGTGACGGAACAGGTCGACGCACAGCTGCAGGTGGTGAGGAAGCTCGAGGAGAAGGAGCGCCTCCTGCAGGGCACCATCAACGCTGCCGAGAGAGAGCTGTCACTTCGAACACAAGCTTTGGACATGAACAAACGCAAGGTGACATACTGATAAGTAACGACGAGCCACAACTGCAGAGTCCAACTGATTCCCAACAGGGTGAGCTCCTTCTAAAGAGTCAAAGCAAAGACTTCTGTCCTTGTCCTCCAGGCTCAGGAATCTGCGCAGCTGTCAGAGGACTTGAGGACTCAGCTGGAACAGGTTCAGCAGAGGCTCAAACTGGTCAGAGAGGAGGTCGTGGAGAACAGCATTTCCAGGGAAAAGGAGTCTTTCAATGCCCGACGAGCTCAGGTAACTGGACACGCAGAAGGCCGGCCTTCAAAGTGCccgttaaaacatttaaagtgcAGGTTACACTTCAAACGCATGCCaacgttgttgtttttttaaacatttaaaagattTATTAATGTTATCCTTCAGTGGCCTTCACATAGAGTTAAACATAACAGGCTGACAGCACTGTTGACTTGAAACGTAAACAGCGAGTAAGTAAGAATTTGGCTTTTTTTCCTGACGATCGTGACTCCTTTGAAATACATTGTTGGACaaaaccaaagaagaagaaaggggaaaaaaaaaaaaaaaacctcacctgGCTGATAAATGTCTGTGGTTGACCGTGGAAGCTTCCGGTTACGTTTGTCAGGAAGAACACAGTCCGGTCCAGAAAAAGGCCGAAAGTCTCTTAAGACCGGCGGCTGTGTTCTAATGAATCCTCGGACAATGTCACCGAGGGTACAGCCGAATGTTTGCAGAACCTGCGCAGAACCTGCGCAGAACCTGTGCAGAACCTGCACCACCTTTAAACAAAAAGCCTCTTCAAAGAGTCTCGCTGCTCTCCAGATGTTTATATTTTCTACATATATACGAAACACTTCAGCATACCTGCATGTGTCTGAGCTGAGTTCAGTACATTTCGGAGTGCCCCGTTTGCACCATATTTTGAATAGAGTCAGTCACTTTTGAGGCTCAGGACGGTATTCCACGTGCATCTCCCGGGAACCTATACTCCCTTGTTTTCGTATGCGATCAGTTCCATTAATTGAATTCGAACCAATAGTTCAATCTTTTCTTGGGTTCTTTTACGCCCGTCCTCCAAGAAAAGGCAACCGTTGAGCGTGTATGTTTGTGGTACATAAAGTCTTATTTCTAGTAGTGAAGTAGTGAAAAGACGGATCTTTTCCTTTTTGAGCCCTCAAAAGACTCCATTGTTTCTCCTTCATAGAGTTTTGGAAGTGTTTTGGTTTAAAACCTAAACTCGAACTCCCGGTAGGAGAGGGAGAAATCTGGATATCTTCACATAGTAGCTAGAAGTGAAAGATGATgcccatgtttaaaaaaaataaaattaaaaaaatttaaaaaaggcttCATTGTATTCTATGTTTTCAATATGCTCAGAATGATGACGTTATTTTGAAGCTCCAGTTTTATAGAGAGGTGCCCCTGAAAGGCTCCTTATCAATCCATTTGATGGTCACATCTGGAAATaggaatgttttttgtttttcagcttgttgatgttttttgtttgtttgtttgtttgttttttcattttctcaggAACAGCATGTCTGAGCTCAGAATCGTGCTTTTCCTCCGACAACTGGTGTCAGATCTGGACGGAATTGCACGTTTCGGTTTTGTTTCTTTGCTCTGCTCTGTGAAGCCGTTTAGCACAAGAGTGGCGTGCTCCCAAGGTTTTGGCTCGGATAACGTTGGTAAAGTTCTCTGTCCGAGACTCCCAACGCCGACTGCATGAGAGCGCCGTGTTGATGCAGTTCCGTTATTGAGACAACAGTAAGCGTGGTAAACGGACTCCTTTTCCTCACAGCTGTTCATGTGTTTCAGGAGGACATCTCCAAACTTAGGAGAAAGATTGAGAAGGCCAAGAAACCAGCTGAGAAAATCAGCAGTGGAGATGACATCCTCAATGAAGAGATTAATGACTACAAGGTGAGTTTCAGGGGTACAAAACGGAAAAATGACTCCTGCCGGCTTTCATGTGACGTTCCGTTTGTGGACCGCATCAGGATGATTGTTTGTGCTCCAAAGATTCCGATTTGTCGGCTTCCATTGTGTTTTTCATGTTGTTCTTGCCTGCAGTCTTTTGTTTATATAAATGATAACTTGACATTTTGGGAAATCTATCATGAATTGACTAATCTGTCACTTTCCAGAGGAAATAAGAGCTCTCGTTTTTTTATCTTGTCTAGACACAGCAACGTTGGACAGGGGtttaaaactatttttaaagCGTACACACAAAGTACAAGTAACTTCTATTGAGTTGTAGTCCAGAACAAAACTGCATGtaaaaaaagtagtttttgaACTACTTTTAGACTGGTTTTGTTATCTTCTGACAAGGTGTTTGTATCTTTATCTGTACCTTTGTAACAGTATTTTCCAGTCTCAGTGCTAATCTAACTAAGGCAGGCTGTAACTGTCGAGCCTCGACAGTGCAATGGATTTTTCTCATCGAACTCTTATAGAGTGCTTGTCTGCAAGTCAAACTTCTCCGATGAGCACGTCTTCGTGCTTGGATTCATAGCACCTGAAAAGTCAACCAAGCATCCGAACTCATCCTCGCGTTCCTTGATACGAACCCCTGAAGTCAAAAACGTGCATATTTAGTGCTCCTGGTCTCTTTTTAGTGTGATcacgctctttttttttcacagggaCAGAGTAGAACGCTTTTTATTCCAACCTAATGGGAAGTTTCAGTATCACACATCAGCTCAAACtgcatttgtatttttatttcattagaaTTACACTATTTAAGCATCGGCTGTAGTCACAAGGCATTCAGTCATTACCAAACGGTCAGCGTTGTCCTTTCCTTCCCATCTCCCAGGCTCGCCTAACGTGTCCCTGCTGCAACTCTCGGGTGAAGGATGCTGTCCTGACAAAGTGCTTCCACGTCTTCTGCTTCGAGTGCGTCAAGACGCGCTACGACACCCGGCAGaggaagtgccccaaatgcaaCGCCGCCTTCGGAGCAAACGACTTCCATCGTATTTACATCGGCTGAGTCCACGATCCCCTCTCGCTCAGGACGAAGAGGAATGCGGGTCAGCAAGATGAGCGGTGGTACAAACACTGCCTGGAGCGAGACTCTGCACTGCACTCGTGCCCCCTCCTCTTGCAGGATACTGTTAGTGATGTCACATGATAATTTCAGTGATGCTCTGAGTGGAAgagcatttctttttctttttacaatgacTGAAGGTCCCCCCTCATCCAGTATCCGCTACATTACAAATGTTCTTTGGTGCAGAAAGAGTGGTTGCATCACACACTTAAgcttacagtgtgtgtgtgtgtgtgtgtgtgtgtgtgtgggtgggtgtgttcGCATTTGAAAACAGGCTAATAAAGCAGTATACAAAGAGAAAGGCAAGTGCAGTGAGAAAACAGCATTCCTCCTAGAGTTGCACACGTTTattttatgttgtgtgtgtgtgaatgtatgttaTGAATGTGTTTATCTTTTTCTTAAATCTGAAATCCTCCTGCAATTTGCCTCAGAAATCTTTAATATCCTCTGGTTTGGTGCGGTATAATTGCTGGTTCTGCTAGTTATTAAACTGATCTAAAAAAGTGTGCCGCCTCCGTTTTCTCGTTTGTCAAGCTTCAAACTATGCGAGTAATCTTAAACAATTGACTCGGGTTATCAAACCACAAGTCCCAGTGTGCAAGTCCCCGTGCAACagcaccctcctcctcctcttcctccccctcccaGAAGATCCAGGCGTGTGGAAAGAGTCGTTAGAAACGCTGCAAGGAAGGGAGTAACAAGgggaaggcttttttttttttttttttaaaggaaagaaaaaaaaagggggttgtGCAACATAATCCATCTCGGCAGTGCATTTGATGCCAGATCGGGGACAAAGGAGCACCAAACTTGCTCGGTGGGCAGCTCCGGGCTGAAATAAGAGGCTTTAAGATACTCGTGCTCGCGAGCGTCACCACGTTCCTCTTAAATCTCTCAAGGAAACGTGGATATTCTGCCTCCGCAGCTGCTTTATACGAACTTTTTCTTTGCGCCCCCGTTGATGGTTTTATATTTGGACTCCTGCTGCAAGCCTTTAACGGTTTTCTACCAAATATAGCCTCCGTTTAAGCTGGAGCGTCCTTGAGGAGCGGACCTGGATTTGATATTTACAACGCTGCCAAAGTTTATAATTAAATGCCGAGATCATTTTTGATCCTGCGTGGAATTTGCTGACCAACACGTTTTTATATAATTAGCTAATTGGACATTTGAGCGAGCCGGCGttttttgtgtgcgtgtttttgttttgttttgttttcccattTCCCTGTCTTAATGCATGTTGATTGAAACCTCCCAACAGGAGCCATTTTTAAGTCTGAATTTCCTGAGGCTGCTCAACCTGCTCCGGGCCGCATCGTGGCCAGGCTGTGTGCACATATCTTGGCGTATCTTTTCCTCCCCCATTGTTCTCAAATCTAACCAGGACTGCTGCGTGCGTCTGGCTGCGGACGCGGTGCCATGGCTCGGGTGTTGATTACTGCCTGCTTGTTGGCTCTCGGTGTGGCGGTGGGCTGGGCTggagctgaagctgaagctggagGCCAGCAGGCCAAAGCGGAGAGCCCACCGGTGGTCACTCTGCGCACCCTGATCACGGCGACCTGCCAGGAGATCCAGCGGTACGCGGAGTCAGTGTTGGGAGCCGGCGTGCTACGGTCAGCTGCTGAGGTACAGAGAGGAGGTGCACCCCCGGATTATACTATTTTTCTCACTGCACCAGGAAGTGGATTTGCTctcaattcttttctttgtttcttaatATTCTAACGTCACTGTTTGCTCTATTCTTGATCAATAACTGTACCTGATGACTAATTTTCAGCCCCAACCCTGTCACCTCTCTCCAACCTCATCACTTCACCCTTCACACACATTCCTCTCCCCATGCTCCTCAACTTGTTAATCTTCCTCCTGATCCCCTCATCTTCTCTGCCCTCATTTCATGCATCCCCCCCTCGCCCATGCACACGTAAACACGTCCATCTCCGTCTCCCTGCCTCCACCCTGCTGTGGCTCCCTTCTCAGAGTGCAGTGTTGTTTCTTGAGTCATTGCTTGGCCAGGAGAACGTCTATACAGTGGCCATGGTAAGAAACCCCCCCCGGGTGTTTTCACCCTGCTACCCCTGGCATGGTCCCTTAAAACGGAGTCCTCTCGTGGGGCTCCGTTTTGCCTTTGTCACATCTGTAGATAGAGCAGGAAGTAGGAGCACGATCACAGTGAAGCTGGCATCACATTAGTGATATTTGCATGTTAGGCCACAGTTCACTGGTAGAGATAGGATTTTGTTGATGTATGTCAGTTACTGTGACTTAGATGGTGTCTCTGAATGTAAAATGTAGTGTGTGTGCACAGTCTCCGTCTTAAAAATGCTCTCTTTATGCAACCCAAAATTAGAATACAAAGCCTCCCTCCGACTGAACTCGTCTATGCAAGATTTCAAACAGGCTAATAAagttataaaagaaaaaaaaaaaaaaggtgatttaTTAGTCGCATTTAGTCAAAGCAAAAGTAAAACATCAGATCCTCGCGCTGCACTAACTGTCCCCCCCAGTAGATTTAATgtagcagcagcaacatttcttcAAGGACTTCATCAGATAACGTTGCTTTGTTAACTTCACTGGAAACTGTCAGtacattgtttttttgtgcatcTGTTTCGTCTCAGGTTTGTTTGAATATGCTTTATTGTCTTTTCTGGGCCACTATTCACTTTGTAAAACTGACGACACAAACTTAAAGCTTTGATTTTTATTAGTCCTCACTGCAACGTTCATCATATGTAAACTGAGCCCGCGGTAAATTATCAGCACCATTTTTAAGTTGCATCCACGCACTGACACGGAGTGACAGATGCTCAACTCTCACCCTGACACTGCACAGGCCTCGTGTGCAAGCCTGTG
Above is a genomic segment from Odontesthes bonariensis isolate fOdoBon6 chromosome 13, fOdoBon6.hap1, whole genome shotgun sequence containing:
- the rnf20 gene encoding E3 ubiquitin-protein ligase BRE1A, with product MSGQKRPADSSGASSSGAPPEKRREREGEDGGPGVSAAAGGSTAVETVIKLGGVSNSEEQDIKALQTKNRKLGESLDQRQVIEDELRERIERLETRQATDDASLLILNRYWNQFDENVQLIIRRYEQASSEPEKSPSVEGRSLKPETPEPDGDSNQERAKDRGHQGETSNSFLATLASSTSDEMEAELQERVESSQKQASRVVEIYESLKSTVDQLKAEVDSGGAEGGLWQVASKLNSLLTSENEQLQQLTEDLKQKHSHMTSESRSLGRAANKADQRVSELQARIEELQWDMEKIRRRENRLNAHLSEILERVNSKGYKVCGEASSVCGTITINKRKFEEMNSELEENRELADNRLIELQKLEQDLQNVQQDNGSMKTELVNRAEGLVRETSEYRCLQSQFSVLYNESLILKSQLDETRARLNTTRTARLRQLEHMENDEVALQRKVRTEVFQLEDTLAQVKKEYEMLRIEFEQTLAANEQAGPINREMRHLISTLQTHNQQLKGEVVKYKLRLRETQAELNQVRALKGSAILQSQSSTEMDVKDETTSPSTPAVSGEPVVKTEPDNGSSTPSSTGASVKTEPGVETEVSLKEEEKEEKKEKEEKKEKDMIKKEEKEREREKEKEKEREKPTRSSGSNSSVIKEEKEKPGSSSQPEESAGERLSMVGGSKRKEMEQLKIVRVELKKAQESQREMKLLLDMYRSAPKEQRDKVQLMAAEKKAKSEGEELWQRLRELEERERREGKKMADEEALRKIRSVEEQIDTLNKKLSIAKQEEDALLSEMDVTGQAFEDMQEQNIRLMQQLREKDDANFKLMSERIKSNQIHKLLKEEKEELADQLLTLKTQVDAQLQVVRKLEEKERLLQGTINAAERELSLRTQALDMNKRKAQESAQLSEDLRTQLEQVQQRLKLVREEVVENSISREKESFNARRAQEDISKLRRKIEKAKKPAEKISSGDDILNEEINDYKARLTCPCCNSRVKDAVLTKCFHVFCFECVKTRYDTRQRKCPKCNAAFGANDFHRIYIG